From the Huiozyma naganishii CBS 8797 chromosome 2, complete genome genome, one window contains:
- the ERG11 gene encoding sterol 14-demethylase (similar to Saccharomyces cerevisiae ERG11 (YHR007C); ancestral locus Anc_5.588) — translation MAGSDSVLLQVVDYGKLALSSFLALSLAKQLSIIVILPFLYSITWQLVYSMRKDRPPLVRYSIPWIGSAVQYGSAPYEFFEECNKKYGNIFSFVLLGKTMTVYLGPKGHEFVFNAKLADASAEAAYAHLTTPVFGKGVIYDVPNSRLMDQKKFVKGALTKDAFRTYVPLFIEETEKYLRDSKNFQIDKNDSGKINVMVTQPEMTIFTASRTLLGKEMRDKLNSDFAYLYTDLDRGFTPMNFVFPYLPSATNKRRDHAQKTISDTYLSLIQKRRANNDIQSRDLIDELMKNSTYKDGTKMTDREISNLLIGVLMGGQHTSAATSAWALLHLAERPDVQEELYQEQMRVLDNGKKELTYDILDEQMPLMNQMLKEVLRLHHPLHSLFRKVMRDVPVPNTSYVVPEGHHVLVSPGYTHLQEKYFPNPHSFNIHRWDNDSASSYSVGEEIDYGFGSISKGVSSPYLPFGGGRHRCIGEHYAMAQLGTIMSVFIRKFQWTFPDDATSRKSVPPPDFTSMVTLPTGPAYISWKKRTN, via the coding sequence ATGGCCGGTTCGGACTCTGTTCTTTTGCAAGTGGTAGACTACGGTAAGCTGGCGTTGAGCTCGTTTTTGGCTCTGTCGCTGGCCAAGCAGCTGTCCATTATAGTCATACTCCCATTTCTGTACTCTATAACATGGCAACTCGTCTACTCTATGCGGAAAGATAGACCTCCTCTAGTCCGCTACTCCATCCCATGGATCGGGTCTGCCGTCCAGTACGGTTCTGCCCCATACGAGTTCTTCGAAGAATGTAACAAGAAGTACGGTAACATCTTTTCCTTCGTTCTGTTGGGGAAAACCATGACCGTGTACTTGGGTCCAAAGGGCCACGAGTTTGTCTTCAACGCCAAACTTGCCGACGCCTCTGCTGAAGCCGCTTACGCTCATTTGACCACGCCAGTGTTCGGGAAGGGTGTAATCTACGATGTGCCAAACTCAAGACTGATGGACCAGAAGAAATTCGTCAAGGGTGCCCTGACAAAGGACGCATTCAGAACTTACGTGCCACTGTTTATCGAGGAGACGGAAAAGTACCTGAGGGACTCCAAGAACTTCCAAATCGACAAGAACGACAGCGGGAAGATTAACGTCATGGTCACTCAACCTGAAATGACCATCTTCACCGCCTCGAGAACTTTGTTGGGTAAAGAGATGAGAgacaagttgaacagtGACTTCGCCTATTTGTACACCGACTTGGACAGAGGTTTCACCCCAATGAACTTCGTCTTCCCATACTTGCCATCCGCCACCAACAAGAGAAGAGACCACGCGCAAAAGACCATCAGTGACACTTACTTGTCCCTGATCCAGAAGAGACGTGCCAACAACGACATCCAGAGCAGAGACTTGATCGACgaattgatgaagaactCCACGTACAAAGACGGTACTAAGATGACTGACAGAGAAATCTCCAACTTGTTGATCGGTGTCCTGATGGGTGGTCAACATACCTCCGCTGCTACCTCCGCTTGGGCCCTACTACACTTGGCTGAAAGACCAGAcgtccaagaagaactgtACCAGGAACAGATGCGTGTTTTGGACAACGGTAAGAAAGAGTTGACTTACGACATACTTGACGAGCAAATGCCTCTAATGAACCAGATGTTGAAGGAAGTCTTGAGATTGCACCACCCATTGCACTCTCTTTTCCGTAAAGTCATGAGAGACGTCCCAGTGCCAAACACCTCCTACGTCGTCCCAGAGGGACACCACGTCCTTGTCTCCCCAGGTTACACCCATTTGCAAGAAAAGTACTTCCCCAACCCTCACTCGTTCAACATCCACAGATGGGACAACGACTCCGCCTCCTCGTACTCCGTCGGTGAAGAGATCGACTACGGGTTCGGTAGCATTTCCAAGGGTGTCTCCTCCCCATATTTGCCCTTCGGTGGTGGTAGACACAGATGCATCGGTGAACACTACGCCATGGCCCAACTGGGCACGATCATGTCCGTCTTCATCAGAAAGTTCCAATGGACCTTCCCTGACGACGCCACCTCCAGAAAGTCAGTCCCACCTCCAGATTTCACCTCCATGGTCACTCTGCCAACTGGGCCAGCTTACATCTCCTGGAAGAAGAGAACGAACTGA
- the KNAG0B03275 gene encoding uncharacterized protein (similar to Saccharomyces cerevisiae SPO13 (YHR014W); ancestral locus Anc_5.602) — translation MGTNARSKQGKVFKVVKGKKPLQPLVTNLVQIPPGDIDGSKPQAKSTKSKKKKVAEFNKEPAAVKSVENAKYDYDVLLTKSPENPKKYSWAPGSIRGLQPYSGDILPNNNCQITLSDSNNGRRFGNIKLSKERFNLDKGNENVSFNNGRQLKEEVQPIKSQNFTTGSNKVIPIRDRSLCLKDFEHPPESTSTPLENSKSEKLTFDCNTPFNFFSVCGDQYSPLFGAYNDKSPPGGQFRGFSNYPGYVLESSNKNASFNGNQVGRSNAEQLPSFGQVFGTSYMNFPTNVSPLLNRVELHDKKQKRIQPTGQPGNKIYSGGPSFSVNLNSISPPAYPDNDFARYNKEFLPGPYPPSINLYVQEDISKGSEANDDDTITYSSSGGDATYQGSD, via the coding sequence ATGGGTACTAATGCAAGATCAAAACAagggaaagtgttcaaagTAGTGAAAGGCAAAAAGCCACTACAACCTCTAGTTACAAATTTGGTTCAGATCCCACCTGGGGATATTGACGGTAGTAAACCCCAAGCAAAGAGCACCAAatccaagaaaaaaaaagtggcAGAGTTTAATAAAGAGCCTGCTGCTGTGAAGAGTGTCGAGAACGCTAAGTATGATTATGACGTCCTGCTGACGAAATCACCGGAAAATCCTAAGAAGTATTCCTGGGCACCTGGTAGTATTAGAGGACTACAGCCATACAGTGGTGATATTCTTCCCAATAACAACTGTCAAATAACTTTATCTGATTCGAATAATGGCCGGAGGTTCGGGAACATCAAGCTGAGCAAGGAAAGGTTTAATTTAGATAAGGGGAATGAGAATGTTAGTTTCAACAATGGCAGACAACTAAAGGAGGAGGTTCAGCCAATCAAAAGCCAAAACTTCACAACAGGCTCTAACAAAGTTATACCAATTCGAGACCGCTCGTTATGTTTAAAAGATTTTGAGCACCCACCAGAATCAACCTCGACACCGTTAGAGAATTCGAAGAGTGAAAAACTAACTTTCGACTGCAATACACCATTCAATTTCTTTAGTGTTTGCGGAGATCAATATTCTCCGTTATTTGGGGCGTATAACGACAAATCCCCTCCTGGTGGTCAATTCCGAGGATTTTCCAATTACCCTGGGTACGTACTGGAGTCGAGTAATAAAAATGCAAGTTTCAACGGTAACCAAGTTGGAAGAAGTAATGCTGAACAATTACCCAGTTTTGGACAAGTGTTTGGAACCAGCTATATGAATTTCCCAACAAACGTCTCCCCGTTGCTGAATAGAGTAGAATTGCATgacaaaaaacagaaaagaatTCAACCTACAGGGCAACCCGGTAACAAGATATATTCAGGTGgtccttctttttctgtgaACCTAAACAGTATTTCACCTCCAGCCTACCCTGATAATGATTTTGCCCGATATAACAAGGAGTTTTTGCCAGGACCTTACCCACCATCAATCAATTTGTACGTTCAAGAGGATATATCGAAGGGTTCTGAGGCAAACGACGACGATACCATCACATACAGTTCTAGTGGTGGTGACGCTACTTATCAAGGAAGTGATTAG
- the SOD2 gene encoding superoxide dismutase SOD2 (similar to Saccharomyces cerevisiae SOD2 (YHR008C); ancestral locus Anc_5.590), whose amino-acid sequence MIQGTARTALKTGASRFLSTPRVFQRTKVTLPELDWDFGALEPHISGQINELHYTKHHQTYVNGLNTSVEKMSELTDLLAREPTPQVAREIIALQQNIKFHGGGYTNHCLFWKNLAPEKQGGGQLPEGPLKTAIEKQFGSLDQLKTLTNGKLAGVQGSGWAFIVKNLDNGGKLDVVQTYNQDTVTGNMVPLVAIDAWEHAYYLQYQNRKVDYFKAIWNVINWEEAAKRFESEKILS is encoded by the coding sequence ATGATCCAGGGTACCGCCAGAACAGCATTGAAGACAGGTGCTTCCCGGTTTTTGAGCACCCCTCGTGTTTTCCAAAGGACGAAAGTCACGCTGCCCGAGTTGGACTGGGATTTTGGTGCGTTAGAACCGCACATCTCTGGCCAGATCAACGAGTTGCACTACACGAAGCACCATCAGACGTACGTGAACGGGCTGAACACCTCTGTGGAGAAGATGTCTGAGCTAACTGATCTGCTTGCCCGCGAACCCACCCCCCAGGTGGCCCGCGAAATCATCGCACTGCAACAGAACATCAAGTTCCACGGGGGCGGGTACACCAACCACTGTCTCTTCTGGAAGAACCTGGCCCCCGAAAAGCAAGGCGGTGGCCAACTACCGGAGGGGCCCCTGAAGACTGCCATTGAGAAACAGTTCGGCTCATTGGACCAGCTGAAGACGCTGACGAACGGCAAACTAGCCGGGGTGCAAGGGTCTGGCTGGGCGTTTATAgtcaagaacttggacAACGGCGGGAAGCTGGACGTCGTGCAGACGTACAACCAGGACACGGTCACTGGGAACATGGTACCGCTCGTTGCCATCGACGCGTGGGAGCACGCCTACTACCTACAGTACCAGAACCGCAAAGTGGACTACTTCAAGGCCATCTGGAACGTCATCAACTGGGAGGAAGCCGCTAAACGGTTCGAGTCCGAGAAGATCCTGTCGTAG
- the DIA4 gene encoding putative serine--tRNA ligase DIA4 (similar to Saccharomyces cerevisiae DIA4 (YHR011W); ancestral locus Anc_5.598) — MFRFRYLIRSFAITRAPRTFLKKPHIDIKYVLAHINEYNESIKKRGLVAENELLANLEKLPEKYDKIKSLNDQINHVQKARNQLEKTVQANKTSLNELIPQIRDLKSQFKVLMETKNDLSKEIEDTYVSLPNLLHPSVPATEPEVVAWINEKVTPNHNLDHVDIMTKKGLLDLKQAAKTSGSSSYYLINGGARLERALINYSIDLACQQPHGYTFVIPPSLTRLGMIDSCGFTPRDMNGEEQIYKTNNEMGLVATAEISLAALGFDKVLTFEKKEEPVEKFVGVSRCYRAEAGARGKETKGLYRVHEFSKVELFCWCKPQFAEATLEQLKAFQIQIIESLGLHAKVLNMPANDLGNPAYKKYDIEVWMPGKGTFGEVSSASNCRDFQAFRLNTKFKDENGASQYAYTLNGTAMAVPRIILALVENFYDSSTDKIKIPDVLVPYMNGDKYI; from the coding sequence ATGTTCCGTTTCCGGTATCTAATTCGTTCGTTTGCCATAACGCGTGCACCTCGGACTTTTTTAAAGAAACCGCATATCGATATCAAGTACGTCCTTGCACATATTAACGAATATAACGAATCAATAAAGAAGCGGGGGCTCGTAGCAGAAAATGAGCTATTGGCAAACTTAGAGAAATTGCCAGAAAAATACGACAAAATCAAGTCACTCAACGATCAAATAAATCATGTACAAAAGGCTAGGAATCAACTGGAAAAAACTGTGCAAGCTAACAAAACCAGTCTGAACGAATTAATTCCCCAAATAAGGGATCTCAAGTCTCAGTTCAAAGTGCTAATGGAGACCAAAAATGACCTCTCgaaagaaattgaggatACTTACGTATCGTTACCAAATCTGTTGCACCCATCCGTACCGGCAACGGAACCAGAGGTGGTAGCGTGGATAAATGAGAAGGTTACACCAAACCATAACTTAGATCATGTAGATATTATGACAAAAAAGGGTCTTTTGGATCTTAAACAGGCGGCAAAGACATCAGGTTCCTCATCCTACTACTTGATAAATGGGGGTGCGAGATTGGAAAGAGCGTTGATTAATTACAGTATTGATTTGGCCTGTCAACAACCACACGGTTACACTTTTGTCATACCACCTAGCTTAACACGGCTCGGAATGATTGATTCTTGTGGGTTCACGCCGAGAGACATGAACGGGGAGGAGCAGATCTATAAAACTAATAACGAAATGGGGCTTGTCGCCACGGCAGAGATATCTTTGGCAGCCCTAGGATTCGACAAAGTTCTCACGtttgagaagaaagaagaacctGTCGAAAAGTTTGTGGGTGTTAGCAGGTGCTATAGGGCAGAAGCTGGCGCCAGAGGCAAAGAAACCAAGGGTCTTTACAGAGTTCATGAATTCAGCAAGGTGGAATTGTTTTGCTGGTGTAAACCACAGTTTGCGGAAGCGACTTTGGAGCAGTTGAAGGCGTTCCAGATACAAATTATCGAATCGTTGGGACTTCACGCAAAAGTATTGAATATGCCAGCAAATGATTTAGGAAACCCAGCATACAAGAAATACGACATCGAAGTATGGATGCCAGGGAAGGGAACTTTTGGGGAGGTCAGCAGTGCTTCAAATTGCAGGGATTTCCAAGCGTTTCGGTTGAAcacaaaattcaaagatgaAAACGGCGCATCACAATATGCTTACACATTAAACGGCACGGCAATGGCTGTACCACGGATAATATTAGCACTCGTAGAAAACTTTTACGACTCCTCGACGGACAAGATTAAAATCCCTGATGTCTTAGTTCCGTACATGAATGGCgacaaatatatataa
- the ARD1 gene encoding peptide alpha-N-acetyltransferase complex A subunit ARD1 (similar to Saccharomyces cerevisiae ARD1 (YHR013C); ancestral locus Anc_5.600), giving the protein MPVTIRRATINDIICMQNANLHNLPENYMIKYYMYHVLSWPEASFVATSTSNVFDDEDTTGQGGAGNEEDCLMFNDPISGNSIKLDPTYVNPGEKLVGYVLVKMNDDPDQQNEEPNGHVTSLSVMRTYRRMGIAEKLMRQALFALREVHDAKYVSLHVRQSNRAALHLYRDTLEFEVLSIEKSYYQDGEDAYAMKKVLKLDELQISNFTHRGSSEEKVEDDLTSDLLEDIVKNGIDNIAV; this is encoded by the coding sequence atgCCTGTTACCATAAGAAGGGCAACCATTAATGACATCATTTGCATGCAAAATGCCAATCTGCACAACTTACCAGAAAATTATATGATTAAATACTACATGTACCACGTCCTGTCGTGGCCGGAGGCATCCTTTGTCGCTACGTCCACATCCAAtgtgtttgatgatgaagataCTACCGGACAAGGGGGTGCTGGAAACGAGGAGGATTGCTTGATGTTCAACGATCCAATCAGTGGGAATTCAATCAAGCTGGACCCAACATACGTCAATCCAGGCGAAAAGTTGGTAGGGTACGTTCTTGTGAAAATGAATGACGACCCAGATCAGCAAAACGAAGAACCTAATGGCCATGTCACTTCTCTAAGTGTAATGAGAACGTATAGAAGAATGGGTATAGCTGAAAAGTTGATGAGACAGGCACTATTTGCGCTAAGGGAAGTACACGACGCTAAATACGTCTCGTTGCACGTTAGACAGTCCAATAGAGCCGCTCTGCATTTGTACAGAGATACGCTAGAGTTTGAGGTCTTGAGCATCGAGAAAAGCTACTATCAGGACGGCGAAGATGCGTATGCCATGAAGAAAGTATTGAAGCTTGACGAGCTACAGATTAGCAATTTCACGCATCGGGGTTCCAGCGAGGAAAAGGTTGAGGATGATTTAACTAGCGACCTTCTGGAAGATATCGTCAAAAATGGTATTGACAACATTGCTGTCTAG
- the TDA3 gene encoding Tda3p (similar to Saccharomyces cerevisiae YHR009C; ancestral locus Anc_5.592) gives MDGKEKVTGERSVEIAIVGGGIIGCSIAYYLTKHPNFDAKRYHITIFESNNIACAASGKAGGLLASWAFPAQIGALSFNLHQLLAAEHDGAKKWDYRHLDTINLEADLRRGDSQLSLNSLLRKQREHARRLEKSKKWSKYGESSTPEGDCDDTDGGDDDGDDTLIGKNRSDLPTNLRWIDGKKVKSWSYISDSAATAQLHPYKFTKFLFGEAEMSGSVDLVYGKVTQLKMTEDRETIVGLEYEPVSKHSDPAKADEDEHVRKVHKVDKLIIAAGPWTSEILPECPVSGLRAHSIIIKPDDISKISPYALFTELQISDAETFSPEIYTRRDVVYVCGEGEAMALPDPTQDVEITQEKCDKLYKYACEVSPLLSAGKLVTKQACYLPVLDVATSSGPLMGETNVEGLYLASGHSCWGINNSLATGKIMSEIVMNGETLCANVENLDPKLYFDARV, from the coding sequence ATGGATgggaaagagaaagttACAGGCGAGCGCTCGGTAGAGATAGCGATAGTAGGTGGTGGTATTATAGGGTGTTCCATTGCGTACTACTTGACCAAGCATCCGAATTTTGATGCAAAACGGTACCATATCACTATCTTTGAGTCTAATAACATCGCGTGTGCAGCGTCCGGTAAAGCTGGTGGGTTGTTGGCGTCGTGGGCTTTCCCTGCACAGATTGGTGCGTTGAGTTTTAACTTGCACCAGTTGCTTGCTGCGGAGCACGATGGGGCTAAGAAATGGGATTACAGACATCTCGATACTATTAATTTGGAGGCTGATTTGAGAAGGGGGGACAGTCAGTTGTCGTTGAACTCTCTGTTGCGGAAGCAAAGGGAACACGCCAGGAGATTggagaagagcaagaaatgGAGCAAGTATGGTGAAAGTTCTACACCGGAAGGTGATTGTGATGACACGGACGgtggtgatgatgatggaGACGACACTTTGATCGGGAAGAACAGGTCGGATTTGCCAACAAACCTACGATGGATTGATGGTAAGAAAGTCAAGAGTTGGTCGTATATCAGTGATAGTGCAGCGACGGCACAGTTACACCCTTACAAGTTCAcaaagtttctttttgggGAGGCAGAAATGTCCGGGAGCGTCGACTTAGTGTACGGTAAAGTCACCCAGTTGAAGATGACTGAGGACAGGGAGACCATTGTTGGTCTCGAGTACGAGCCCGTCTCGAAGCATTCAGACCCCGCTAAAGCAGATGAGGACGAGCACGTGCGTAAAGTGCACAAAGTGGACAAGCTTATTATAGCCGCAGGGCCCTGGACCTCTGAGATTCTCCCCGAATGCCCCGTTTCAGGGTTGCGCGCTCATTCgatcatcatcaaaccaGACGATATTTCCAAGATTTCACCGTACGCACTGTTCACCGAGTTGCAGATAAGCGACGCGGAGACTTTCTCCCCCGAGATATACACTCGCAGGGACGTCGTGTACGTGTGTGGGGAGGGCGAGGCGATGGCACTGCCGGACCCTACCCAGGACGTCGAGATAACGCAGGAGAAGTGCGATAAACTGTACAAATATGCATGCGAGGTTTCCCCCCTACTCAGCGCGGGGAAACTGGTGACGAAGCAGGCGTGCTACTTGCCCGTGCTGGACGTGGCGACGAGTTCGGGCCCATTGATGGGCGAGACGAACGTCGAAGGACTGTACTTGGCCAGCGGACACTCCTGTTGGGGGATCAACAACTCGCTGGCCACGGGTAAGATCATGTCTGAGATTGTAATGAACGGCGAGACCCTTTGCGCCAACGTCGAAAATCTGGACCCGAAGCTGTATTTCGACGCAAGGGTGTAG
- the RPL27A gene encoding 60S ribosomal protein eL27 (similar to Saccharomyces cerevisiae RPL27B (YDR471W) and RPL27A (YHR010W); ancestral locus Anc_5.597), producing MAKFLKAGKVAVVVRGRYAGKKVVIVKPHDEGSKSHPFGHALVAGIERYPLKVTKKLGAKKVAKRTKIKPFIKVVNYNHLLPTRYTLDVESFKSVVSTETFEQPSQREEAKKVIKKAFEERHQAGKNQWFFSKLRF from the exons ATGGCTAAGTTCTTGAAAGCTGGTAAAGTTG CTGTTGTTGTCCGTGGTCGTTACGCCGGTAAGAAGgtcgtcatcgtcaagCCTCACGATGAAGGTTCCAAATCTCACCCATTCGGTCACGCTCTAGTTGCCGGTATTGAAAGATATCCTTTGAAGGTCACCAAGAAGCTTGGTGCCAAGAAGGTCGCCAAGAGAACCAAGATCAAGCCATTCATCAAGGTTGTCAACTACAACCACTTGCTTCCAACCAGATATACTCTAGACGTTGAGTCCTTCAAGTCTGTCGTCTCTACTGAAACTTTCGAACAGCCATCTCAAAGAGAGGAGGCCAAGAAGGTCATCAAGAAGGCTTTCGAAGAAAGACATCAAGCCGGTAAGAACCAATGGTTTTTCTCCAAGTTGAGATTCTAA
- the STP2 gene encoding Stp2p (similar to Saccharomyces cerevisiae STP1 (YDR463W) and STP2 (YHR006W); ancestral locus Anc_5.586), translated as MPTVSTLNNSASSTADSRSWGFFNSGWLKRNCKVLKQLVDIIVPYSDSVTPVKKTRYTRKASTAAAAVEEDSDQKTEKDDISVHDMFPKKMTIEKSLSTEFSSVTPCAMNIDLMENPIQLEILPNGMISSTLKTSELSTKSNNINNPNAGAAAGSIHTLDTLPISPQSSNSPNSNANTSPPKRADEDAKPAVASDVGTYICHYCDATFKIRGYLTRHIKKHAIDKAYHCPFFNATLGTELKCHNTGGFSRRDTYKTHLKTRHFVYPNGVKPSDRSKSNGTCAHCGDYFESADKWIKEHIEGGQCSSLPEQYVNEIKINKNMKKAKKNKLKMIKTSTGHSRFVSSAESVVEPKVLLNKEAVEAMAIVANNASSRHVLSKLGEDQLILNSDSFQGHKKPKRKYKPRNKTGSKQNNEILSTNSPTSRFDKSSTSATPQTAMEHNSQRVPNQTQYQHEFSNDQLLNGSLVNLSPLSLQSALKSAPQLTLTNSSSSSLEFGEDLPATQVHGGPSVTPHPALTTSHLASTGNSSIFLEPLGSEQVYVMGSNPTQGNYMVPQDTLGNQQGEPQQGTIMLDAPKINDVQMRETREYLNFYNFLFGSNL; from the coding sequence atgCCTACAGTCTCGACTCTCAATAATAGTGCCAGCAGCACTGCTGATAGCAGAAGCTGGGGGTTTTTCAACTCTGGCTGgttgaaaagaaactgtAAAGTCCTCAAGCAACTAGTGGACATCATTGTGCCTTATAGTGATAGTGTAACGCCCGTGAAGAAGACCAGATATACTCGCAAGGCGTCGacggctgctgctgctgttgaagaagacagTGACCAAAAGACTGAAAAAGATGATATTTCTGTGCACGATATGTTCCCCAAAAAGATGACCATTGAAAAGTCTCTGTCCACGGAGTTTTCCTCCGTGACGCCATGCGCGATGAACATCGACCTGATGGAGAACCCAATCCAGTTGGAAATCTTACCAAACGGTATGATCTCGTCTACTTTGAAGACCAGCGAGCTAAGCACCAAAAGCAATAACATAAACAACCCTAATGCAGGTGCTGCTGCAGGGAGCATACATACACTGGATACTTTACCAATATCCCCTCAGAGCAGCAACTCGCCGAACAGTAACGCCAACACATCTCCACCAAAGCGTGCAGACGAGGATGCAAAACCCGCCGTTGCTAGTGATGTCGGTACGTACATCTGCCATTACTGTGACGCAACATTCAAGATCAGAGGATACTTGACAAGGCACATCAAGAAGCACGCCATAGACAAAGCCTATCACTGTCCCTTTTTCAACGCCACACTCGGAACAGAGTTGAAATGTCACAACACTGGCGGGTTTTCGAGGAGGGACACGTACAAGACACACTTGAAAACGAGGCATTTCGTGTACCCGAATGGTGTGAAACCAAGTGACAGGAGTAAGTCCAACGGGACCTGTGCACACTGTGGGGACTATTTTGAATCCGCGGACAAGTGGATCAAAGAGCATATCGAGGGTGGGCAATGTAGTTCGCTGCCGGAACAGTACGTCAACGAGATCAAGATCAATAAGAATATgaagaaggccaagaaAAATAAGTTGAAAATGATCAAGACCTCCACGGGCCACTCGAGATTTGTGTCCAGTGCGGAGAGTGTGGTGGAACCAAAAGTGTTGCTCAATAAGGAGGCCGTCGAGGCGATGGCGATCGTAGCGAACAACGCAAGCAGTCGCCACGTGCTATCGAAATTGGGCGAAGACCAGCTGATTCTGAATTCGGACAGCTTCCAAGGACACAAGAAACCTAAGCGGAAGTACAAGCCCAGAAACAAAACTGGCtcgaaacaaaacaacgaGATATTGTCGACAAACTCGCCAACCTCTCGATTCGATAAGTCATCCACGAGTGCAACACCCCAGACAGCAATGGAGCACAACTCGCAGCGAGTACCAAATCAAACACAGTATCAACACGAGTTTTCGAACGACCAGTTACTCAATGGGTCTCTCGTGAATCTTTCGCCGCTTTCCCTGCAGTCGGCACTGAAATCGGCACCACAGCTCACATTGACGAATTCGTCTTCATCCTCTTTAGAATTCGGGGAAGATCTTCCCGCTACACAAGTCCATGGGGGTCCTTCCGTGACGCCCCACCCAGCCCTGACAACCTCACATTTAGCATCCACGGGCAATTCATCCATATTCTTAGAACCCCTTGGCTCTGAGCAGGTATACGTGATGGGCTCGAATCCAACGCAGGGCAACTACATGGTCCCACAGGACACTCTCGGTAATCAACAGGGAGAACCACAGCAAGGCACGATCATGCTCGATGCACCAAAGATTAACGACGTACAGATGAGAGAAACGAGAGAGTACTTGAATTTTTACAACTTTTTATTCGGGTCAAATCTGTAG
- the VPS29 gene encoding retromer subunit VPS29 (similar to Saccharomyces cerevisiae VPS29 (YHR012W); ancestral locus Anc_5.599) encodes MLLLVLGDAYIPDRATDIPNKFKKLLSVPGKITQIAVLGNSTRSVEFMNFLQGLSPNMTKVKGALDEPNLSIGENGQATNQASESEAEMPINSVISMGDFKIGCCSGYSVVPKNDPLSLLALARQLDVDIMLWGGTHNVEAYTLSGKFFVNPGSCTGAFNSDWPVVINPGVVESEPSKKINDEPDKKAEEESQVSDEKVGNTEKTVKDNEAESETKEDTESVKEEDIDIPESAITGSNSPSFCLLDIQGSTCTLYIYIYIDNDVKVDKIVYRKEDVV; translated from the exons ATGCTGCTGTTAGTGCTTGGTGATGCGTATATACCAGATCGTGCAACT GATATACCAAACAAGTTCAAAAAACTGCTGAGTGTGCCGGGAAAAATAACCCAAATAGCGGTGCTTGGTAATAGTACGCGATCGGTGGAGTTTATGAACTTTCTCCAGGGACTCTCCCCCAACATGACGAAAGTGAAGGGTGCTTTAGACGAGCCCAATTTGTCTATTGGCGAGAATGGACAAGCCACAAACCAAGCATCAGAGTCGGAAGCTGAAATGCCCATCAACTCTGTAATATCGATGGGAGACTTTAAGATCGGTTGTTGTAGCGGCTACAGTGTGGTCCCAAAGAATGATCCCCTCTCACTTTTGGCACTTGCAAGACAGCTAGATGTTGATATTATGTTGTGGGGAGGCACTCATAATGTAGAGGCATACACTTTGAGCGGCAAATTCTTTGTTAACCCTGGCAGTTGTACCGGAGCCTTCAATTCAGACTGGCCAGTTGTGATCAACCCAGGGGTCGTGGAATCTGAGCCTTCGAAAaagatcaacgacgaaCCCGACAAGAAggctgaagaagaaagtcagGTGTCTGATGAGAAGGTGGGAAACACTGAAAAGACTGTAAAGGATAACGAAGCAGAGAGcgaaacaaaagaagatacCGAAAGTGTTAAGGAGGAAGATATAGATATTCCAGAATCAGCCATAACGGGATCCAATTCGCCGAGCTTCTGTCTTTTGGATATACAAGGAAGCACTTGCACCTTGTATATCTACATATATATCGACAATGACGTGAAGGTCGATAAAATAGTGTACCGGAAGGAGGATGTTGTATAG